One Terriglobia bacterium genomic window, CAAAATATGCTGGCGAGCTTTAGGGAGCCGATCGCCGTCGAAGCGTAATCGCCGCTTCCAGTCTCGTTTCCGTGGAGTAACCAGTTTATGAACGCCAACTCGATTCACGTCAAACGCACGGCCACGATCCTCAAGCCCGACCAGTCACGTGTTCTTCTGCGGCCGTTCGGTCCGGAGGATCCCCGGCGGGCGAGCAGGATTATTGCGAGAATCATGTCGCTTCCGGAAGACCGAGTCGGTCTTCTACTGGAAGCAGTCTTTGCCGAATTCTCCAACCGACACCAGCAGATCTGCAACCTCTTTCAAGAACGATTCGAACAGGTCCGCCACCTTCTGTTGACCGATGAGGCGCTCTCAGAACAAAGACAACTGTTGATCGGCTCCTATTTCGTTTGCGAATTCTCCTTGGAATCCGCAGCCTTGTTCAATCCGTCTATCGTCCCGCACCCTGATCAGTCTAACCTGCCTCCCGGCGCTCTGCGTTTTATCCTCAGCTTGCGCGCCACGGGAGAGGGACATATTTCTTCCCTCACTTTTCGGACCGGTATCATCCACGACGACCATCGGATCGAGGTACAACTCCCAGGCCGCTTCCTGGTCGAGCCGCGTCAAATCCCGAATCCGCTTTACGAGAAGGCGCTTTTCGCCGGGAAACTCGTGGAGCTGGGATTGACCGACGAATTCACGCGCCGGGTTATGAACAAGATCGGGGAGTCGTTT contains:
- a CDS encoding glycosidase; this encodes MNANSIHVKRTATILKPDQSRVLLRPFGPEDPRRASRIIARIMSLPEDRVGLLLEAVFAEFSNRHQQICNLFQERFEQVRHLLLTDEALSEQRQLLIGSYFVCEFSLESAALFNPSIVPHPDQSNLPPGALRFILSLRATGEGHISSLTFRTGIIHDDHRIEVQLPGRFLVEPRQIPNPLYEKALFAGKLVELGLTDEFTRRVMNKIGESFALKELRAILDTELRQSRLTNGMWQEHQTTVEGIWMLAQSNYEVQFQPEQQLSERIIFPATPSQRNGIEDARFVCFQNDDSTHVYYATFTAYDGKVVLPELVETSDFLLFRFITLNGPAAQNKGMALFPRKINGLFAMLSRQDNENIYLMFSDNV